aagcaGAAAGAAAGTAgagagaaaaaaacaaaaatgaataaGAATTAGTAAGTgatccgtcgaatttcgacggggtctattaaaatataaatttatgaaattattaatatattttttggttCATGaattttttcattaaaataaagaatttaatgaaattattttaaagtagaaaattattaatatttatttgaaattgaccgacctaatttaaatatcttatgaaatttatatgtaagcagAGTTTCAATCCAacattattgtgatttttaagGGATCTGTAGTATTTTTCTATAGTAGTTTTTTTTATTCCTAATATACagttaggggtgagcaaaaaattcgaaaccgaataaccgaaccgatccaaaccgaaattttaaaatatggttcggtttttttggtttttcggttcggttcggttcgatttttttttcataaaatttcggtttttcggttcggattttttaaaaccgaacaaaaccgaaaaaccgaattatatttataatatatatatatatataatactttaattatagttttataatatctaacttctaatatttttttaattttataagttttttttagaattttcggttctttttcaaaaatttcggttaattcggttcggtttgttcggttaattcggttaggTTCggtattaaaatttaaatataaattaatttaaatagttttgataaaaattaattaataaagtgctatatttaaatattgtaGAACGATTATTTCTTTCAACAACATAAAAACGGACATTACATAATACTCTTAGAATTAAATAACAACTCTAGagtttattaatattattagtttAATGTTATTGTATTTTTATGTTGTTGTAATTTTATGCAATTGTctttttataatgtaatttgtatttttatatttttatgttgtaattttatgttcttgtgtttttataatgtaatttatattattgaattttaaaattttataaaacatcttttaaattttgtatatatcatattatttttaaaatataaacaatacacaaattaattaaattaaatctaacatattaaatcaaataaaataaacagtTTTCTAAAAGTAAAAGACAAGATAAATAtaatgaaagaaagaaaaaaaaatttaaaacttaCCGGGTGAACAGTGCCCGCCACATGAAGCGGTGCACTGTTCACCAACTCTATTTTACAGTAACGGCCAGGAGACTGTTGGAGAATGCACCCACGCCATATTAAAGTTGAACGCCACAATGAAGTGTCCTTTGGAGTTGCTGATGCTATCTTTAATGGTGTTTCATCGGATGTGGATAAAATTGTGGAAGGAATCAAGATTCGATCATGGAAGTGGATCCGATcttattttttctcttcttttattTACTCGGTTCATGATTGGTGCTCTCAACCGCTTGCTTGTTTACCGTCTTAATCCAGATGATCTTTTTGTTAATCCTTCATTGTAAGGGTTTGAGTACCCCTTGTACtcactttttatatattttctgacttttcaaataaaaaaaacatagcCCCTTTGACTAACATTATTAACTCCATGTGGTGTACCCACATCTGGAGACTATAAATAGTAGAAGCATTCAATCTTAGCCTCAAACCGGTGATCAGtcgtatatatatattcagGCGATTCTCATCTCTCATACTCACATTTCGAACAACTATATAGCAATCTTTCAGTATTTGTGAAATACTGATCTCCACATCTAATCACAGCACAGGTCTGCAAGAAATCCTTACCTATTCTCTATTTAATTCGTTGTTTTAATTTCGAGCGCTTACAACATTTGATTCGTTGTTTTAATTTGAATCGATATATTAAGTTCCTAATTAATTTCCAGCTTGTTAAGATCGAAATTGATCATGGAGGAGGTGAGGAGGTCAGCAAACCTTGGGGCAAGTATCTGGGATGACGATCACATTCAGTCTCTCACAAGTTTATACACGGTGAAATCACAACCATTTCAAGCCTTGTATATAATCTAAATTTTATGCCATGTTTCTCAATTTGTTGGACATGCATGCAGGGGGAAAAGTACGTAGCTGAAGCTGAGAAACTGAAAAATCTGGTGAAAATAATGATAGACGAAACCGAAGACGAGCTGGACCAACTTGAGCTTATCGACAGTCTGCAGAGGCTGGGTTTATGTAACCACTTCGAGGATCGAATAGCTAAGATGTTAGACAACATTTATGAGGCGGAAAAATGTCGAGACGATGAAAACATGGAAAAGAACTTGCACATCACAGCTCTCAGATTCAGACTTCTCAGACAACATGGATATCATGTTCCTCAAGGTTAaacatgtatatttttgaaCGGAACTAATTATAGTATTTCCTTGACAATTATTTAATTGATCAAGTAAGCCCTTTTAAATTTACTGCTGCAGAGATTTTCTGTAGTTTCATGGACGATGTAGGAAATTTCAAGGCCTCCGTATGTGAAGACGTGAGAGGAGTGGTATCTCTATATGAAGCTTCGTATTTATCCGTGGAAGGGGAAAGCTTACTGGATTTAGCCAAAGATTTCTCACTGAATAATCTTACTCGAAGAATCGACAAAATTACAGAGCCACGTCTAGCGGAGCAAGTGAAGCATGCTTTGGAGGTTCCTCGACACTGGAGAGTGCAGAGGCTAGAAGCCAAGTGGTACATTCAAGCTTACGAGAGTAGATCTTCAGCAAACCTTATCCTGGTTGAGCTGGCTAAGTTGGATTTTAACATGGTACAGGCAACACACCAGCAAGAGCTCAAGCGCATATCAAGGTAAGATTAGTAGCTTCGGTTTTTACTAAGACTAAGAGTGCACGCTTTGATTTACAATTACGCAGATGGTATAAAGAGACTGGTCTCCCGGAAAAGTTGGGGTTCGCCAGGCACCGATTGGCGGAGTGTTTCTTGTGGGCTTTGGGATTTGCTCCGAAGCCTCATTTTGGATTTTCCAGGGAGATTTTGATCAAAACTGGGCAGCTCATCACCATAATAGATGACATGTACGATGTATATGGAACCTTGGAAGAACTCCAATTGTTCACCAACACAATCGAGAGGTAATTTCATTTTATACTTAATTCATTCACatgtaacatatatatatagggtgtggttataatgagaaccacacttatcgtgagaataTAAGAACtactaaaatcaatgcatctgctatataaattaatgcattcgctattaaatttaatgcattcgaaaataataaaaattttgctcccttcaagattcgaacccaggatctgcattcatccaccaagatgatgcatccaccgtagatcttgatgatcgaatggcttaaaatggttctccgttctaattttatttagtggttcttatttgaacctctccctatatatatatatatatatatatatatatatatatatatatatatatatatatatatatatatatagggagaggatcaagaaagaaccataaataaaagaagactgaagaaccattttcagccattcgatcatcaagatctacggtggatgcatcatcttgttggatgaatgcagatcctgggttcgaatcctgaagggagcattttttttaaatttttttagtgcattaattttaacagcgaatgcattaatttttacagtggatgcattagatttgatggttctcctgttctcacaaataatgtagttctctctagaaccacaccctatatatatatatatagaagggttcaacagagaagctaaatattgtggagaatagagaattcgtaaaataaaaacgaacagatctataattttaatgaacagatcaatgtaccgcatgaacaacaatttgccccgggttcgaatcctgctggtggcgagtttttctatatttttactaaatacgtctgttcattagttatgttgatctgttcgtaaactatatagatttgttcatgatgaataaaaagataattctctgttgaactcaaccctatatatatatatatatatatatatatatatatatatatatatatatatatatatatatatggagaggttcaggaaaaaaccataaataaaaaaagaacggagaaccattttcagtcattcgatcatcaagatctacggtggatacatcatcttgttggatgaatgcagatcctgggttcgaatcctgaagggagcaattttttttatttttttgagtgcattaattttaacagcaaatgcattaatttttacagtgaatgcattagatttgatggttctcacgttctcacaaataatatagttctctctagaaccacaccctatatatatttgtgagaacgggagaaccatcaaatctaatgcattcactgtaaaaattaatgcattcgctattaaaattaatgcactccaaaaaaaataaaaattgctcccttcaggattcgaacccaagatctgcattcatccaacaagatgatacatccaccgtagatcttgataatcgaatggctgaaaatggttctccgttctttttttatttatggttctttcttgaacctctccctatatatatatatatatatatatatatatatatatatatatatatatatatatatatagggtgtggttctagagagaactacattatttgtgagaacgggagaaccatcaaatctaatgcatccactgtaaaaattaatgcattcgctgttaaaattaatgcactaaaaaaattaaaaaaaaaatgctcccttcaggattcgaacccaggatctgcattcatccaacaagatgatgcatccaccgtatatcttgatgatcgaatggctgaaaatggttctccggtcttattttatttatggttctttcttgaacctctccctatatatatatatatatatatatatatattattcctATGTATGTTAACTATACCACTACCTATTATCTTCAGGTGGGATATTAATTCGCTGGACAACCTCCCAGAATATATGCGGATTTGTTTCTTAGCTATCTTCAATTTCTCGAATGAATTGGCTTATCATATTCTCAGGGATCAAGGTTTCAACGTTATCCCAAATATGAGGAAACTGGTAAAAACATGTGCATTCTTATACTAAGAGTTTCATAATGTCTGAGGAATTGTAATTATATGTTAATTTGTTGTCTTTTCAGTGGGCAGAACTGTGTAGAGCTTATTACTTAGAAGCGAGATGGTTTCACAGCGGATACGTCCCAACCACAAATGAGTACCTAAATACAGCATGGATTTCCATTTCGGGTCCTCTACTTCTATTTTATGCTTACTTCTCAACAAATGCTATAAACAACGAGGAACTACAGAGCCTAGAACAATATCCTGGTATTATTCGTTGGCCATCCACGGTTCTTCGTTTGACAGATGACTTGGGAACTTCATCCGTAAGaaaactatatacatatattcgACAGTACAAACAATCTCTGATAATAGTGATAATTAAACAGGACGAAATGAAACGAGGGGATGTTCCGAAATCCGTTCAGTGCTACATGATTGAAACAGGATGCTCTGAGGAGGATGCTCGCAAGCACATAAAGCATTTGATCGAGGCGGCACTGAAGCGCATGAACAAAGAGATACTAATGGAGAAGCCCTTGAAGGATTTCAGCCACATTGCCATGAATCTTGGGCGAATCTCACTCTGCATGTATCAACACGGAGATGGCTACGGCCTTCCCCATTCCGAAACCAAGAGAAATTTGGTCTCTCTCATCGTTCAACCCTTCCCTATGCCCTGAATTCCTCTACGCACCAGCTTTAAGTAAACCAATAAAGTGATCGAGTCCCCATGCCCTGATGATCATTTCAATGCATCAGATCTGAATAAGGAGACTCTTTGCTCTTACTTTCCACATTAATTTTCATGTCGTGCTCCTTAACTTGTATTCGGCCATCGCCattctatatatttataaactTCTGGTTCATGAAGGTATACTCCTTATGtgctccatccgtcccattacaaatgtctcactttcttTAATAGGATGTCTCATTCTTTTTACGTcaacatattctctctctatatctaatatttaaacaatttccatCAACTCACCTTATCTACTAATTATATTTCTCAATCTACGTGCTAAAAATAATACTTACTCCGTCCCGGACCAATAGTCCTCTTtattttgggcacggagattaaggaacTTGCCTTttgagtgtaaaagtgtgtgagACCAtatatttgtagtgtaaaattattaccaaaaatagaaacatgACTATTGGAATGAGACGTCCCGAAAAGGAAAATATGACTATTaaagtggaacggagggagtatggcactttatctattaattacGCATTCATTAATCTCCTTGCCTAAAAGTAAttggacatttgtaatgggacagagggagtaaataacaaagaaaaatagtaaattgatacttattttatattattatttaaataatcattGCTATAGTTGTCACGCCCCAATTTTTGAAGGAAGGCACGAATGCCGAGACATGACTAGTTGGATTTAAGAAGCGAGAGCGAAAggggaataataataataataataataataataataataataataataataataataataataataataataataataataataataataataataataatggatAGCTTAATTAAGTAGTaacatatttaatattaaagttGGAAAGCTTGGCTCAGCACGCTGGTGGTTTAGAACTAGTCTACAAATACGTGCGGCTAAGCAGTCAGACATTTAATaacaattttaataaaacaataaatgaTGGGGTAACCGAGTCTAGCTCGCCAAAAGGAGTTGACCGACCAGCTCACTCATGAGGTTGTCATAGCACCAACATGTTCATGAGGGCTTTAGTCAAGCATCCAAGAGGGGCCGATTACATGCACTCTCCATCAagtgataaataaataaagaaataaattataataataccaaatattttatatagggttaaggtgcagataagccCCTTAAGTGTGAGCCCTTATAGCGTTTTACTCCCCTTACTCACTATGTGTGCAACTTTCCCCCTAAACTATCAAAAATCGCGCATTTAGGCCCCTCTGACCCGACGGCCGTCAGTCAACGTttgtctaattttttttttattcaaatggTGAGGCCGTCAGTCAACCTCATAGCTGCAGCCGGAAAAATACTACAGAAGGAGTATGTATGATGGAGCGAAGCCGCTGTCACGAGCGGAAAAGACTACAGAGGCAGTGACGAGAGCTTTTTATCACGCACAGCCATGAGAGAGATCGAGAACGAGAGGAAACGATGTTGAGATTGTTCACCGACGTCGCTTCACCGGAGGGTATTGCGGCTGTTGGTTCGAGAGATGTAGAGAGTTTTTAAGCTTTTCGATTCTTGTCggtggtagcctgaagatgggtGAACGGCTGCGCGTTGCCGGTTCGTGGCCTAGTGGTCGATCGGCGATGAAATAAACCTGTGAAGAGAGCCCACTTGAGCTCTTGTTTAAGTTTCAGGCGAGTGGGCAGGGGCTTTTTTGGTGTCTCCCTTGCGATTCCACGGCCTCCTTGGTTGGTTTTGCGAGGGTGGCGGTGTAGGAGGATCGTGGCGGCGGCAGGGCGAGGTGGCGGCGCGACGAGGGCGGCGCGGCCGAGTTCGCGCGCTGCTGTTGCGCTCGGCGGCTGCTGCTATTTTACTTTCTAAGATAATGAGATTGATTCAATTAAGATTGCCGATGTTTTGCATTTTTCGATGCACTAATTCCTCAATTTACTTTGCTAATTATATCCCAATTCTCTGAACTAACTAATCAATTACAAAATTTCTTTTAGGGCTTTTCTCATTCCATGCATTTCAGACATCTCCACACCACCTATTCGGCTGTTGCGGTTGCATCGTGGAGGAGCggctggtggcggcggcggtggaaggtggcggcggcggtggagtggccgagagagagagagagttgagcgagagagatgtaTGAAAcgttgaattaaaaaaaaattaaactaacgtTGGCTGACGGCCGTCAGATCAGAGGGGCCTAAATGTGCAATTTTTGGTAGTTTAGGGGGgaagttgcacacacagtgagtaaggggaGTAAAACGCTATAAGGGCTCACACTTAAGGGGCTtatctgtaccttaacccttttatatataatctttAACTAGCACTTTACATACTCAAAAGTATAACAAACTTTTTATTATagtatttatttcaaaatattgcAGCCAACCCTCCACAACTGCTTCCATCTCCACCAATTTATTAACctgaaaagattaaaagaattGTGGGCTGAATACTAACTAACGAGATGATTATTCGTGTAAATTTTGTCGATATTATTTAccaattattgatttatatacatattttataaatttaaataaattcaagaaattaattggtattatacacacacacacacacatatatatatatatatatatatatatatatatatatatgtagggtgtggttctagagagaactacattatttgtgagaacgggataactatcaaatctaatgcattcactgtaaaaattaatgcattcgctgttaaaattaatgcactcaaaaaaataaaaaaaattgctcccttcaggattcgaacccaggatctgcattcatccaacaagatgatgtatccaccgtagatcttgatgatcgaatggctgaaaatggttctccgttctttttttatttatggttctttcctgaacctctccctatatatgtatgtatatatatgggttTGGGacgataataatattaatatcatcacatatataattaaaaaaatggaatactcctatgtagcatcaccatatttttgcatttGTATCTATcctatttctcaaaaaaaaaaatcatatttattaattcttatttatctaaatcttctcatcccacattgatttttttatgaaaatttaccaattgaaatactaaataaattgatataatataatttgaatccCGTATCAATTATTTTAagccttagacgagatgattctcaaaacttggttatggtctttcaaacttcaaacaagatgataTGCTTACTAGccagttttattctttcaaactccaaacgaaatgatgcttgaaaTTCAGTTATTCTATTTGAAACTcaaaatgagatgatgcacataacTATGTTATGGTTTTTCAAGCTCTATataagatgatgtttagaagttagttatggtattttaaactccaaatgagatgatgcacataatcatgttatggtttttcaagctccatgcaagatgatatttaaaagttagttatgatcttataagcttcagattgtaTAATATCACAAATCAATCCTGGTCTTTCAAGCTTCTAATGAAAATAATGTTTAGAAGtaagttatgatatttaaagtatCAAATAGTAATGTTCAAACGATTGATGCAtaaaagtcaaatatattatttCAGGGTCCAGACGAGATAA
The genomic region above belongs to Salvia miltiorrhiza cultivar Shanhuang (shh) chromosome 5, IMPLAD_Smil_shh, whole genome shotgun sequence and contains:
- the LOC130985714 gene encoding exo-alpha-bergamotene synthase-like isoform X1, translating into MEEVRRSANLGASIWDDDHIQSLTSLYTGEKYVAEAEKLKNLVKIMIDETEDELDQLELIDSLQRLGLCNHFEDRIAKMLDNIYEAEKCRDDENMEKNLHITALRFRLLRQHGYHVPQEIFCSFMDDVGNFKASVCEDVRGVVSLYEASYLSVEGESLLDLAKDFSLNNLTRRIDKITEPRLAEQVKHALEVPRHWRVQRLEAKWYIQAYESRSSANLILVELAKLDFNMVQATHQQELKRISRWYKETGLPEKLGFARHRLAECFLWALGFAPKPHFGFSREILIKTGQLITIIDDMYDVYGTLEELQLFTNTIERWDINSLDNLPEYMRICFLAIFNFSNELAYHILRDQGFNVIPNMRKLWAELCRAYYLEARWFHSGYVPTTNEYLNTAWISISGPLLLFYAYFSTNAINNEELQSLEQYPGIIRWPSTVLRLTDDLGTSSVRKLYTYIRQYKQSLIIVIIKQDEMKRGDVPKSVQCYMIETGCSEEDARKHIKHLIEAALKRMNKEILMEKPLKDFSHIAMNLGRISLCMYQHGDGYGLPHSETKRNLVSLIVQPFPMP
- the LOC130985714 gene encoding exo-alpha-bergamotene synthase-like isoform X3, coding for MEEVRRSANLGASIWDDDHIQSLTSLYTGEKYVAEAEKLKNLVKIMIDETEDELDQLELIDSLQRLGLCNHFEDRIAKMLDNIYEAEKCRDDENMEKNLHITALRFRLLRQHGYHVPQEIFCSFMDDVGNFKASVCEDVRGVVSLYEASYLSVEGESLLDLAKDFSLNNLTRRIDKITEPRLAEQVKHALEVPRHWRVQRLEAKWYIQAYESRSSANLILVELAKLDFNMVQATHQQELKRISRWYKETGLPEKLGFARHRLAECFLWALGFAPKPHFGFSREILIKTGQLITIIDDMYDVYGTLEELQLFTNTIERWDINSLDNLPEYMRICFLAIFNFSNELAYHILRDQGFNVIPNMRKLWAELCRAYYLEARWFHSGYVPTTNEYLNTAWISISGPLLLFYAYFSTNAINNEELQSLEQYPGRNETRGCSEIRSVLHD
- the LOC130985714 gene encoding exo-alpha-bergamotene synthase-like isoform X2, translating into MEEVRRSANLGASIWDDDHIQSLTSLYTGEKYVAEAEKLKNLVKIMIDETEDELDQLELIDSLQRLGLCNHFEDRIAKMLDNIYEAEKCRDDENMEKNLHITALRFRLLRQHGYHVPQEIFCSFMDDVGNFKASVCEDVRGVVSLYEASYLSVEGESLLDLAKDFSLNNLTRRIDKITEPRLAEQVKHALEVPRHWRVQRLEAKWYIQAYESRSSANLILVELAKLDFNMVQATHQQELKRISRWYKETGLPEKLGFARHRLAECFLWALGFAPKPHFGFSREILIKTGQLITIIDDMYDVYGTLEELQLFTNTIERWDINSLDNLPEYMRICFLAIFNFSNELAYHILRDQGFNVIPNMRKLWAELCRAYYLEARWFHSGYVPTTNEYLNTAWISISGPLLLFYAYFSTNAINNEELQSLEQYPGIIRWPSTVLRLTDDLGTSSDEMKRGDVPKSVQCYMIETGCSEEDARKHIKHLIEAALKRMNKEILMEKPLKDFSHIAMNLGRISLCMYQHGDGYGLPHSETKRNLVSLIVQPFPMP